The Streptococcus sp. S5 genome contains a region encoding:
- a CDS encoding FtsW/RodA/SpoVE family cell cycle protein — MKKHHFWTIHLDYSIIGIVFTLLIIGILSVYVAVSHDYPQMVWPFLGQQLAWIGVGCIICLIVTIFSTKFLWKITPFLYLLGLALMVLPLVFYNPNLVASTGAKNWVAYGNITLFQPSEFMKIPFILMLSRSIVRFLQRNKGRERLLRQDWFLILELTIYTIPVFALLALQQDLGTALVFLAIFAGLVLVSGVSWKIILPVILLLAGGLAGFLFLFLSEGGRAFLHQQVGMPTYQMNRILAWLNPFDYAQTTTYQQAQGQLAIASGGLFGQGFNVSNLLVPVRESDMIFTVVAEDFGFVGALVLLILYVTLIYRILKITLQSNNQFYTYISIGFIMMLVFHIFENVGAVTGLLPLTGIPLPFISQGGSSIISNLIGIGLVLSIYNHSSKKKGPEEEVPIRKKVVLKKAQ; from the coding sequence ATGAAGAAACATCATTTTTGGACGATCCACCTGGATTATTCGATCATTGGAATTGTCTTCACCCTACTTATAATAGGGATCTTATCCGTTTATGTGGCAGTTTCTCATGATTATCCCCAAATGGTGTGGCCTTTTTTGGGGCAGCAATTAGCCTGGATTGGTGTGGGATGTATCATTTGCCTGATTGTGACGATTTTTAGTACGAAATTTCTTTGGAAAATCACTCCCTTTCTTTACCTACTAGGCTTGGCCTTGATGGTTCTTCCTCTTGTTTTTTATAATCCAAACTTGGTGGCTTCAACAGGTGCAAAAAACTGGGTAGCTTATGGAAACATCACCTTATTTCAGCCTTCAGAATTTATGAAGATTCCCTTCATCCTGATGCTGTCACGTTCTATTGTTCGATTTTTACAAAGAAATAAGGGGCGTGAGCGATTGTTACGACAAGATTGGTTTTTAATTCTAGAGTTGACCATCTATACAATTCCGGTCTTTGCCTTATTGGCCCTCCAGCAGGACTTGGGAACGGCCTTAGTATTCTTGGCCATCTTTGCGGGCTTAGTGCTCGTTTCAGGAGTTTCTTGGAAAATAATCTTGCCGGTCATCTTGCTTCTGGCAGGTGGGTTAGCAGGCTTTCTCTTTCTCTTTCTATCAGAAGGGGGTCGGGCTTTTCTGCACCAGCAAGTAGGGATGCCAACCTACCAAATGAACCGTATTTTAGCCTGGTTAAATCCTTTTGACTATGCACAAACAACCACCTACCAGCAGGCGCAAGGACAGCTAGCCATTGCCAGTGGTGGACTCTTTGGTCAAGGATTTAATGTATCTAATTTATTGGTTCCCGTAAGGGAAAGTGATATGATTTTTACAGTCGTCGCAGAAGACTTTGGCTTTGTTGGAGCTCTGGTGCTGTTGATTTTATATGTGACCCTGATTTACCGTATTTTAAAAATCACCCTCCAGTCCAACAACCAATTTTATACCTATATTTCCATTGGATTTATTATGATGCTGGTCTTTCATATTTTTGAAAATGTCGGAGCGGTAACGGGCCTTCTCCCCTTGACGGGGATTCCTCTCCCCTTTATCTCACAAGGAGGTTCCTCTATTATTAGTAATCTGATTGGTATTGGCCTAGTACTCTCAATATATAATCATAGTAGTAAAAAGAAAGGACCAGAAGAAGAGGTTCCAATCCGTAAAAAAGTAGTCCTTAAAAAGGCGCAATAG
- a CDS encoding YeiH family protein — protein sequence MKNKGFGLAIAFVLALCAMLLGTFFPIIGSSVFALILGIVLNEFVDLPENSRPGLNWSGKKLLQYSIIFMGFSLPIATVASTGLSSLKISLPTITVAFLAAIIFGRVFHLKSHLRTLIGFGTAICGGSAIAAAAPIIEADEEEIALSMSTIFFFNILAVFIFPVLGHLWHMSNFQFGLWSGTAINDTSSVVAAAFSYSKAAGQMATIVKLTRALMIVPVCLGLIGLKWYRSKQQGRNKGMLKKIIPWFIIWFIVASILSSIGLVPKVVLPYLNDLSHLFMAMALVGIGSKVSWKQFRAAGAAPLLVGLIAWFCVAGSSLILQMLFY from the coding sequence ATGAAAAATAAAGGATTTGGACTTGCAATTGCATTTGTACTGGCACTTTGTGCTATGTTGTTGGGAACTTTCTTTCCCATTATTGGCTCCAGTGTTTTTGCCTTAATTTTAGGAATTGTCCTTAATGAATTTGTGGATTTGCCGGAGAATTCACGACCAGGCTTGAACTGGTCCGGTAAGAAATTGTTGCAGTATTCGATTATCTTCATGGGATTTAGCTTGCCCATTGCGACAGTTGCCTCTACAGGTTTGTCTTCTTTAAAGATTAGTCTGCCAACGATAACCGTTGCCTTTCTTGCAGCTATTATTTTTGGGAGAGTCTTCCACCTGAAATCTCATCTACGGACCTTAATTGGGTTTGGTACAGCTATTTGTGGTGGATCTGCTATTGCAGCAGCAGCGCCGATCATTGAAGCAGACGAAGAGGAAATTGCCCTATCTATGTCAACTATTTTCTTCTTCAACATTTTGGCTGTCTTTATCTTTCCAGTATTAGGGCATTTATGGCATATGTCTAATTTCCAATTTGGCCTCTGGTCAGGAACAGCCATTAACGATACGTCATCTGTTGTAGCAGCAGCATTTTCTTACAGTAAAGCAGCGGGGCAAATGGCTACAATTGTTAAGTTAACACGCGCCCTGATGATTGTACCAGTTTGTTTGGGCTTGATCGGTTTAAAATGGTATCGGAGTAAACAACAAGGAAGAAACAAAGGAATGTTAAAGAAAATTATTCCTTGGTTTATTATCTGGTTTATTGTGGCTTCCATTCTTTCTTCTATTGGCCTGGTACCTAAAGTGGTCCTACCTTACCTAAATGACCTTTCTCACCTCTTTATGGCCATGGCCTTGGTTGGAATCGGAAGCAAGGTTTCTTGGAAACAGTTCCGTGCGGCAGGAGCAGCCCCCCTTCTGGTAGGTTTGATTGCTTGGTTCTGTGTGGCAGGATCTAGCTTGATTCTACAGATGTTGTTCTATTAA
- a CDS encoding DJ-1 family glyoxalase III, with the protein MKKVATILANGFEEIEALTIVDVLRRAGIDCDLIGMEETVTGSHQITVEVDRLWSGDLSDYDGIFLPGGMPGAANLRDNAELITALQEESGKGKTISAICAAPIVLARAGLLKDKHYTCYDGFEEEIQDGHYQKETVVKDGNLLTSRGPSTALALAYALVEQFGGDAQSLRQGMLYQDVFGDA; encoded by the coding sequence ATGAAAAAAGTAGCAACGATTTTAGCAAACGGTTTTGAAGAAATTGAAGCCTTGACCATTGTCGATGTTTTGAGACGTGCTGGGATTGACTGCGACCTCATTGGCATGGAAGAAACAGTCACAGGTTCTCACCAAATTACAGTGGAAGTAGATCGCCTTTGGAGTGGAGATCTTTCAGATTATGATGGAATCTTCTTACCAGGTGGGATGCCAGGAGCAGCGAATTTGAGGGACAATGCAGAATTGATCACAGCCCTTCAGGAAGAAAGTGGCAAAGGAAAAACCATCTCTGCAATTTGTGCTGCCCCCATTGTTTTGGCGCGTGCAGGTCTCTTAAAAGATAAACACTATACGTGTTACGATGGCTTTGAAGAAGAGATTCAAGATGGCCATTATCAGAAAGAAACAGTGGTGAAAGATGGTAATCTTCTCACCAGTCGTGGTCCTTCAACAGCCCTAGCCTTAGCCTATGCCTTGGTAGAGCAATTTGGAGGAGATGCCCAAAGTCTTCGTCAAGGAATGCTCTATCAAGATGTCTTTGGAGATGCTTAA
- a CDS encoding bifunctional DnaQ family exonuclease/ATP-dependent helicase: MTRQKRKYAIVDLEATSAGSNAKIIQVGIVIIEDGRIMQSYETDVNPHERLDEHIKQLTGLTDARLKKAPEFAQVAKEIFELIEDAVFVAHNVKFDANLLAEALFWEGFELTTPRIDTVELSQIFYPTLERYNLGALAAELEIELHHAHSALADAMATAQLLLKLREKIASLPRGLIEKLLSMADCLIYESRLLIEDALEDSSLFLPAHLVEVHGLYLRKPQQFLESRHLSEQFELNMQLLGMEAYPEQREFVAYIEDSLQQPLPSFIEAPTGIGKTYAYLLTLLAKTSKRILVSVPTKILQDQIMKKEGKTIQDLFQIPFHSLKSPKDYIQLDKFYEALQSESDNGMIRRFKMQLLVWLTMTETGELSEIGQLYRHLHFVADICHDGQLSKRSLFYQEDFWRLGQEKVKTSRVILTNHAYLLTRLEDDKSLLQESVLVVDEAQKLFFALEQFSQREETLQSLLLSLQHAIEEEKDLLQRRLLESIQFELNACSKEVVQGKTAILSDQTVAKIRQDVSELKNESLENLRELFDERYQTFWMDKEVVESHQILRLHGGVEDLLSFKEFVPEEVPVLFVSATIAISKKVHLPALLGYKEQQIYRVPITVKQHQELLVPIDFPDVVSLSSVEYAGEICQLVGELLPLRKPIFLLFTSKELLLETSNALKFPHLAQYRNGDAANIKRRFDRGESSILFGTGSFWEGVDFSQQKEVIQIITRLPFDNPKDYMVQKLNTKLREQGKNPFYDYSLPVAILRLKQAIGRTSRFQDQESLVLLLDQRVVTKRYGKQILDGLQQVLPLHTTVRERLVEQAADFFERN, translated from the coding sequence ATGACAAGACAGAAACGGAAATATGCCATTGTGGATCTGGAAGCGACCAGTGCTGGAAGCAATGCTAAGATCATTCAGGTTGGGATTGTCATCATCGAAGATGGGAGGATTATGCAATCCTATGAGACGGATGTGAATCCCCATGAACGATTGGATGAGCATATCAAACAATTGACTGGCCTGACAGATGCTCGCTTGAAAAAAGCACCAGAGTTTGCACAAGTGGCAAAAGAAATTTTTGAATTAATAGAAGATGCCGTCTTTGTGGCCCATAATGTCAAATTTGATGCGAATTTATTAGCAGAAGCCCTCTTTTGGGAAGGATTTGAGCTAACGACTCCTCGGATTGATACGGTTGAATTGTCTCAAATTTTCTATCCGACTTTAGAACGCTACAATTTAGGAGCGCTTGCAGCTGAACTGGAAATTGAGTTACACCATGCTCACTCCGCTTTAGCGGATGCTATGGCAACAGCCCAGCTGCTGTTGAAATTGAGAGAGAAAATTGCTAGTTTACCAAGGGGATTGATCGAAAAACTTCTTTCGATGGCAGATTGTTTGATTTATGAATCACGACTCTTAATAGAAGATGCGCTTGAAGACAGTAGCCTTTTTTTACCAGCTCATTTAGTAGAGGTTCATGGTCTCTATCTGCGAAAGCCACAGCAGTTTTTAGAAAGTCGTCATTTGTCTGAACAGTTTGAACTCAATATGCAGCTGTTGGGAATGGAGGCTTATCCGGAGCAGAGAGAATTTGTTGCCTATATCGAGGACAGTTTGCAACAGCCACTTCCGAGTTTTATTGAAGCGCCAACGGGTATTGGGAAGACCTATGCCTATCTATTAACGCTTTTGGCGAAAACATCCAAGCGCATTCTTGTCAGTGTTCCGACTAAAATTCTTCAGGATCAAATTATGAAGAAGGAAGGAAAGACTATCCAAGATCTTTTCCAAATTCCCTTTCATAGCCTGAAAAGTCCCAAGGATTACATCCAACTCGATAAATTTTATGAGGCCTTACAGAGTGAGTCAGATAATGGGATGATCCGACGCTTTAAAATGCAACTGTTGGTTTGGCTGACGATGACGGAAACGGGAGAGCTCAGTGAAATTGGTCAACTCTATCGTCATCTTCATTTTGTAGCTGACATTTGCCACGATGGCCAATTGTCGAAACGTTCGCTTTTTTATCAAGAAGATTTTTGGCGCCTCGGCCAGGAAAAAGTGAAAACCAGCCGGGTAATTCTGACCAATCATGCCTATCTGTTAACTCGTCTAGAAGATGATAAGAGTCTACTTCAAGAATCTGTTCTGGTTGTGGATGAAGCGCAAAAACTCTTCTTTGCTTTGGAGCAGTTTTCACAGAGAGAAGAAACCTTGCAATCTCTTCTTCTAAGCTTGCAACACGCCATCGAAGAGGAAAAAGATCTTCTGCAACGGCGTTTGCTGGAAAGTATTCAATTTGAATTAAATGCCTGCTCTAAGGAAGTTGTACAAGGAAAAACAGCGATCTTATCAGATCAAACAGTGGCAAAAATTCGACAGGATGTCTCAGAATTAAAAAACGAATCATTAGAGAATCTAAGGGAATTGTTTGATGAGCGCTACCAAACCTTTTGGATGGACAAGGAAGTGGTCGAAAGCCACCAGATTCTTCGTCTCCACGGAGGAGTTGAGGACTTGCTATCCTTTAAGGAGTTTGTTCCTGAAGAAGTGCCCGTGCTCTTTGTATCAGCGACGATCGCGATCAGCAAAAAGGTGCATTTACCTGCCCTTTTGGGATACAAAGAGCAGCAGATCTACCGGGTGCCAATAACAGTCAAACAACACCAGGAATTATTGGTGCCGATAGATTTTCCAGATGTCGTTTCTTTATCTTCAGTGGAATACGCAGGGGAGATTTGTCAGCTCGTCGGTGAACTCCTTCCTTTACGAAAGCCAATTTTTCTTTTGTTTACTTCAAAAGAATTGTTACTGGAGACGTCAAACGCATTGAAGTTTCCTCACTTGGCCCAGTATCGAAATGGGGATGCAGCCAATATTAAGCGACGATTTGACCGAGGAGAAAGCTCCATTTTATTTGGAACAGGAAGCTTCTGGGAGGGAGTCGATTTCTCCCAACAAAAAGAAGTGATTCAAATCATCACGCGCCTTCCTTTTGACAATCCTAAAGATTATATGGTTCAAAAGCTGAATACAAAACTCAGAGAACAGGGGAAAAATCCCTTTTACGACTATAGTCTTCCAGTCGCGATTTTAAGGCTAAAACAGGCTATTGGGAGAACCAGCCGTTTTCAAGATCAGGAATCTTTGGTGCTTTTATTAGATCAGCGGGTGGTAACCAAGCGATATGGAAAACAAATTTTGGATGGTTTGCAACAAGTGTTGCCCCTTCACACGACAGTGAGAGAGCGGCTTGTTGAGCAAGCAGCTGACTTTTTTGAAAGGAATTGA